The Persephonella atlantica genome includes a window with the following:
- a CDS encoding protein phosphatase CheZ, with amino-acid sequence MGEGLFQELKRLLDIIENYKREIEGLQTRKEGFKTVNEHIKLAIRESEEATQKLIDNIMEITSLLKESLDVVEEVKDKKIKDILRRNCEKSLKILTESLTLLEFQDIVSQRLLKISNFITDVEKEILKILLLFGIKEEKSEEKREELKGKLEELEWKREVSQEDVDDILKQFGM; translated from the coding sequence ATGGGAGAAGGTCTCTTTCAGGAACTGAAAAGGTTATTAGATATTATAGAAAATTACAAAAGAGAAATAGAAGGTCTTCAGACAAGGAAAGAAGGATTCAAAACTGTTAACGAACATATAAAGCTTGCCATCAGAGAAAGCGAGGAAGCAACACAAAAACTTATTGATAATATTATGGAGATAACCTCTCTGCTTAAAGAGTCACTTGATGTGGTAGAGGAAGTTAAGGACAAAAAAATAAAGGATATTCTGAGAAGAAACTGTGAGAAGTCCTTGAAAATACTGACAGAATCTCTTACTCTGCTGGAGTTTCAGGATATAGTATCACAGAGACTTCTAAAAATTTCAAACTTTATAACCGATGTTGAAAAAGAGATACTGAAAATACTTCTTCTGTTTGGAATAAAAGAAGAGAAGTCAGAAGAGAAAAGGGAAGAACTGAAAGGTAAACTTGAAGAACTGGAGTGGAAAAGAGAAGTATCACAGGAAGATGTTGATGATATATTAAAACAGTTTGGAATGTGA
- a CDS encoding ArsB/NhaD family transporter — MEHQTLLGMIGLGSKENLYWISILLFVGTYAMIILEKFFHRVPAALLGGTLAIFLGVVTPEGAWEAIDHNTMFLLIGMMVIVSVLIESGFFSILSYVALKFTKGDPFKIILTFTMLTAVLSAFLDNVTTVLFMIPILISITSKLKLKPVPYIIATVLASNIGGTATLIGDPPNIIIGSLGGFTFMDFIVNIAPIVVITHIIGTIVFIGMMKYQGHLEVKMTDAEELKRIIEGQKIEYDVILMRKGLIVFGITIILFFLHHVLHLEAGTIALFMASVLMLWSRENPEKIFERVEWTTLMFFLGLFVVIGGLEHSGVFEDAAHMVAGVITDPISGILILGGLSAFISGIVDNIPFTMAMSYVLIDLGKTAAFNVEPLWWALALGACLGGNLTIIGASANVVAAGLAEREGYPIKFFDFVKQGTPVTVVTVIVALGLLWLKYIIFGV, encoded by the coding sequence GTGGAACATCAAACATTACTAGGGATGATAGGGTTAGGTAGTAAAGAAAACCTTTACTGGATTTCTATACTGCTGTTTGTCGGAACTTACGCAATGATTATTCTTGAGAAATTTTTTCACCGCGTTCCTGCTGCACTCCTTGGAGGAACACTTGCTATATTTTTAGGTGTTGTTACTCCTGAAGGTGCATGGGAAGCAATTGACCACAACACAATGTTTCTCCTGATAGGTATGATGGTTATTGTCTCTGTTCTGATAGAAAGTGGTTTTTTTTCTATTCTTTCCTATGTAGCCCTTAAATTTACGAAAGGAGACCCTTTTAAGATAATCCTGACCTTTACTATGCTTACAGCTGTTTTATCCGCATTTCTGGATAACGTGACAACTGTTTTATTTATGATACCTATACTTATCTCTATAACATCAAAACTGAAACTAAAGCCTGTTCCTTATATTATTGCAACAGTTTTAGCATCAAACATAGGGGGAACAGCAACACTGATAGGAGACCCTCCAAACATCATTATAGGTTCACTTGGTGGATTCACCTTTATGGATTTTATTGTTAATATTGCTCCTATTGTTGTTATAACCCATATAATAGGAACTATCGTTTTTATAGGTATGATGAAATATCAGGGACACTTGGAAGTTAAGATGACGGATGCAGAAGAGCTGAAGAGGATTATAGAAGGTCAGAAAATAGAGTATGATGTAATACTGATGAGAAAGGGGCTGATAGTTTTTGGAATAACAATTATTTTGTTTTTCCTTCACCACGTCCTTCATCTTGAAGCTGGGACAATAGCACTGTTTATGGCTTCTGTACTGATGCTCTGGTCAAGGGAAAATCCAGAAAAGATATTTGAAAGAGTAGAGTGGACAACACTGATGTTCTTCCTTGGACTGTTTGTTGTTATTGGAGGATTGGAGCATTCTGGAGTTTTTGAAGATGCTGCCCATATGGTTGCAGGAGTGATAACAGACCCTATCTCAGGTATTTTGATATTAGGAGGACTTTCTGCATTTATTTCCGGTATAGTTGATAATATACCATTTACTATGGCAATGTCTTATGTTCTGATAGACCTTGGAAAAACAGCTGCATTTAATGTTGAACCTCTCTGGTGGGCACTTGCTCTTGGAGCATGTCTCGGAGGTAATCTGACAATCATAGGAGCTTCAGCAAACGTTGTTGCAGCAGGCCTGGCAGAGAGAGAAGGTTATCCTATAAAGTTCTTTGACTTTGTAAAACAGGGAACACCTGTTACTGTAGTTACTGTGATTGTTGCTTTAGGTCTTCTGTGGCTGAAATACATAATTTTCGGAGTTTAA
- a CDS encoding universal stress protein: MPVNTVIFLQREKVNFNNLKVVKEIAKKLDKKLVLLFVNITEKEKEKAKKQIEDENISYELKNQLEFGEAKEEIKAGKPDLLVVTQEKISPLEHIFRITSTEKLVKDFENLDIILLQEDADSINSVLINVDKETATEYFISSAYLFVKKLGVRFDFVTSFYESFYENRLKKTHPDEEAKQILLGLLEEHVETVKTKLAKALKGENVELLILKGDPKKEIPYYARKKKYDLLLINENIEDRESYIENSETSVGIFKDKEGE, encoded by the coding sequence ATGCCTGTAAATACTGTAATTTTTTTACAAAGAGAGAAGGTAAATTTTAATAATCTTAAAGTTGTAAAAGAGATAGCCAAAAAATTAGATAAAAAGTTAGTGCTTCTGTTTGTTAACATTACTGAAAAAGAAAAAGAAAAAGCAAAAAAACAGATAGAAGATGAGAATATCAGTTATGAGTTAAAAAATCAGTTAGAGTTTGGAGAGGCAAAAGAGGAAATAAAAGCGGGAAAACCTGACCTTCTTGTTGTTACTCAGGAAAAAATCTCACCGCTGGAGCACATTTTCAGGATAACCTCAACAGAAAAACTTGTAAAAGATTTTGAAAATTTAGACATAATCCTTCTTCAAGAAGATGCAGACAGCATAAATAGTGTGCTTATTAATGTAGATAAAGAAACTGCCACAGAGTATTTCATCAGTTCAGCCTACCTTTTTGTTAAAAAGTTAGGGGTAAGGTTTGATTTTGTAACTTCCTTTTACGAGTCTTTCTATGAAAATAGACTAAAGAAAACCCACCCTGATGAAGAGGCAAAACAGATACTTCTCGGATTGTTAGAGGAACATGTGGAAACTGTAAAGACAAAGTTAGCAAAAGCATTGAAAGGAGAAAACGTTGAGCTTTTAATTCTTAAAGGAGACCCAAAAAAAGAAATCCCTTATTACGCCAGAAAGAAAAAATACGACCTGCTACTTATTAATGAAAATATTGAAGATAGAGAATCTTACATAGAAAACTCAGAAACTTCTGTTGGAATATTTAAAGACAAAGAAGGAGAGTAA